From the Flavobacteriales bacterium genome, one window contains:
- a CDS encoding TlpA family protein disulfide reductase has translation MFKKLIILAILVACSFGFTNSIKSSAAEPRTIGINIGNIAPELSYKDPNGKVISLSSLKGKLVLIDFWASWCGPCRRENPNIVSAYKKYSAAKFKSAKGFEIYSLSLDQDMNRWKAAIAQDHLDWNTHVSDLGGWRSAGAAQYGVRSIPTSFLIDENGIIIAKNLRGTVLHQELDKHVKSF, from the coding sequence ATGTTTAAAAAGCTAATCATATTGGCCATTCTAGTTGCATGCTCATTCGGATTTACAAATTCGATTAAAAGCTCTGCAGCCGAACCAAGAACGATAGGTATTAATATTGGAAATATCGCTCCAGAACTTTCCTACAAAGACCCTAACGGGAAAGTTATCTCTTTATCCTCATTAAAAGGAAAGCTTGTTCTCATTGATTTCTGGGCTTCATGGTGTGGACCTTGCAGAAGAGAAAATCCAAACATTGTATCTGCTTATAAAAAATACTCAGCCGCAAAGTTTAAATCCGCAAAGGGATTTGAAATTTATAGTTTATCATTGGATCAAGACATGAATAGATGGAAGGCAGCAATAGCACAAGACCATTTAGACTGGAATACTCATGTAAGTGATTTAGGTGGGTGGAGATCTGCTGGTGCAGCACAATATGGGGTAAGAAGCATTCCAACTTCCTTTTTAATTGACGAAAACGGTATAATAATAGCTAAAAACCTAAGGGGTACTGTATTACATCAAGAATTGGATAAACACGTAAAATCCTTTTAA